A region from the Bacteroidota bacterium genome encodes:
- a CDS encoding alpha-glucosidase C-terminal domain-containing protein, translating to MTHSKFLILFISFITFFYSCKDEVEPTINYSTPAVEDIVMYEINIRCFSNTADFQGIIARLDSIQALGINTIWLMPIHPVGQLNSVGGLGSPYSVQNYTEVNSEFGSLVDFENLVIECHNRNIAVILDWVANHTAWDNPWIANTDWYTQDGSGNIISPLGTGWNDVADLNFSNDDMRVAMIDAMEYWVNETDIDGFRCDAADMVPFDFWADANLALRGIKSDIIMLAEGARDDHFTAGFDMNYAWDFYSTLKNVFINNYSATAIFTTHFSEMSGIPEGKFKLRFTTNHDETAWDEPPVTLFNGIDGALAASVITMYLNGIPLFYNGQEVGCAVNLPLFSATPINWSLNVDMQNTYQKLISFYKDYSSLKMGDITQYNNAFILAFKKTFENEESLIIVNVKNITKDFPIPAELNGGTWTDLMSGSQITLDTNMNLLPYEFKILKRNI from the coding sequence ATGACTCATTCTAAATTCCTAATATTATTCATATCATTTATTACCTTTTTTTATTCCTGTAAAGATGAAGTTGAACCAACAATAAATTATTCCACACCGGCTGTGGAGGATATTGTGATGTATGAAATTAATATACGCTGTTTTAGTAATACTGCCGATTTTCAGGGAATTATTGCGAGATTGGATTCTATACAAGCACTTGGCATAAATACTATTTGGTTAATGCCAATTCATCCTGTTGGGCAATTAAATTCTGTTGGAGGATTAGGATCACCATATTCAGTGCAGAATTATACTGAGGTGAATTCGGAATTTGGAAGTTTAGTTGATTTTGAAAATCTGGTTATAGAATGTCACAACAGAAATATTGCTGTTATTTTAGATTGGGTGGCAAATCATACCGCCTGGGATAATCCCTGGATTGCAAATACAGATTGGTATACTCAAGATGGAAGTGGAAATATTATTTCTCCTTTGGGCACCGGTTGGAACGATGTTGCAGATCTTAATTTTTCCAATGATGATATGCGTGTTGCCATGATCGATGCAATGGAATATTGGGTAAATGAAACCGATATCGATGGGTTCAGATGTGATGCTGCCGATATGGTTCCTTTCGATTTTTGGGCGGATGCAAATTTGGCTTTGCGCGGAATTAAATCCGATATTATTATGTTAGCCGAAGGTGCAAGAGACGATCATTTTACAGCGGGATTTGATATGAATTACGCATGGGATTTTTATAGCACCTTAAAAAATGTTTTTATAAATAATTATTCCGCCACGGCAATTTTTACTACACATTTTTCGGAAATGAGTGGAATTCCTGAAGGAAAATTCAAATTGCGATTCACCACAAATCACGATGAAACAGCCTGGGATGAACCTCCGGTTACTTTATTTAATGGTATAGATGGAGCACTTGCTGCATCAGTAATTACAATGTATCTGAACGGAATTCCATTGTTTTATAATGGTCAGGAGGTGGGATGTGCAGTTAATTTACCACTCTTTAGTGCAACTCCAATTAATTGGTCCTTGAATGTAGATATGCAAAATACCTACCAAAAATTAATTTCATTTTATAAAGATTATTCTTCCTTAAAAATGGGTGATATCACCCAATATAACAACGCATTTATTCTTGCATTTAAAAAGACTTTCGAAAATGAGGAATCACTTATTATTGTCAATGTAAAAAACATCACTAAAGATTTTCCTATCCCTGCTGAACTGAATGGCGGCACCTGGACAGATCTGATGAGTGGATCCCAAATTACTTTGGATACAAATATGAACTTATTGCCCTATGAATTTAAAATTTTGAAACGAAATATTTAA